The Mycolicibacterium mucogenicum DSM 44124 genomic sequence TCGGCGCTGATGAAGGGGAGGTGAACAGCGCCGTACAACAACTGGTGCCGCTGCTGCTGGGCGGTGTGCAGCAGACTGCGCAGGACCACCCCGATACCGCGGCCGGCCTCGAAAGCGAAGCCGCCGACCATGCGGCGAGCGGGCTGCTCGACGGGGGCGTGACGGTCGACCAGGTCAACCAGGACCAGGGCGCCGACGCCATCGCGAAGATCTTCGGCGGCAATGACAGTGGCCAGGTCGCGTCGGCGCTCGCCGGTGGCGGCGCGGGCAACAGTGAGCTGATCCAGAAGCTGCTGCCGATCCTGGCGCCCATCGTGCTGGCCTACATCGGCAAGCAGCTCACCGGCGGTGGTGGCGCGGCGTCGACGCCTGCGGCATCCGGCGGCGGCGGACTCGGTGACGTGCTGGGCAACATCCTCGGTGGCGCGCTGAGCGGTAACAAGGCGGGCAGCAACGCGAACTCCGGGGACAACCCGCTCGGCAGCATCCTGGGCAGCGTCCTCGGCGGTAGCGGCAACCAGGGCGCCGGCGGCGTGCTCGGCAGTGTCCTGGGCGGGTTGTTCGGCAACAAGAAGTAGCCCCCGAGGGGCAGTTTTATGTCAGCTCACCGGGTTTACCTAGAATTGGCCGGTGACTGCCAGCGATACACCTGATCCCGCGACCGTGACTGCGGCCGATGCTCTGCCCAAAACGTGGGATCCGAGCGCGGTAGAAGCTGACATGTACCAGGGCTGGGTCGACGCCGGATACTTCACCGCCGACCCGACCAGCGACAAGCCGCCGTACTCCATCGTGCTGCCGCCGCCGAACGTCACCGGCAGCCTGCACATGGGCCACGCGCTCGACCACACCCTGATGGACGCGCTCACCCGCCGGAAGCGCATGCAGGGTTACGAGGTGCTGTGGCTGCCCGGCATGGACCACGCCGGTATCGCCACGCAGACCCTGGTCGAGAAGCAGCTCGCCGCCGAGGGCAAGACCAAGGAGCACTTCGGCCGCGAGGGCTTCGTGGAGAAGGTCTGGGAGTGGAAGCGCGAGTCCGGCGGCACCATCGGTGGCCAGATGCGCCGCCTGGGTGACGGCGTCGACTGGAGCCGCGACCGCTTCACCATGGACGAGGGCCTGTCGCGCGCCGTCCGCACCATCTTCAAGCGGCTTTTCGACGCCGGCCTGATCTACCGCGCCGAGCGGCTGGTCAACTGGTCGCCGGTGCTGGAGACCGCGATCTCCGACCTCGAGGTCAAGTACGACGACGTCGAGGGCGAGCTGGTCTCGTTCCGGTACGGCTCGATGAACGACGCCGAGCCGCACCTGGTCGTGGCAACCACGCGACTCGAGACGATGCTCGGTGACACCGCCATCGCGGTGCACCCCGACGACGAGCGCTACCGCGCACTGGTCGGCAAGACCCTGCCGCACCCGTTCCTGGACCGCGACATCATCATCGTGGCCGACACGCACGTCGACCCCGAATTCGGCACGGGCGCAGTCAAAGTCACGCCGGCCCACGACCCGAACGACTTCGAGATCGGCCTACGGCACAACCTCGCGATGCCGACGATCATGGACACCAAGGGCGCCATCGCCGGTACCGGAACCGAGTTCGACGGCATGGACCGCTTCGAGGCCCGCGTCAAGGTGCGCGAGAAGCTGGCCGCCGAGGGCCGCATCGTCGCCGAGAAGCGGCCGTACCTGCACAGCGTCGGGCACTCCGAGCGCAGCGGTGAGGCCATCGAGCCGCGGCTGTCCATGCAGTGGTGGGTCAAGGTGGAATCGCTGGCCAAGGCTGCCGGTGACGCAGTCCGTAACGGCGACACCGTGATTCACCCGACCAGCCTGGAACCCCGCTGGTTCGCCTGGGTCGACGACATGCACGACTGGTGTATCTCCCGTCAGCTCTGGTGGGGCCACCGCATCCCGATCTGGCACGGCCCCGACGGCGAGACCGTCTGCGTCGGCCCGGACGAGGAGCCGCCCGCGGGCTGGGAGCAGGACCCCGACGTGCTCGACACGTGGTTCTCCTCGGCGCTGTGGCCGTTCTCGACCATGGGCTGGCCCGACAAGACGCCGGAGCTCGAGAAGTTCTATCCGACAACGGTTCTCGTCACGGGCTACGACATCCTGTTCTTCTGGGTGGCCCGCATGATGATGTTCGGCACGTTCGTCGCCGACGACCCGGTGCTCGATGGGGCCAAGGTGCCTTTCGAGAACGTCTTCCTACACGGGCTGATCCGCGATCAGTTCGGCCAGAAGATGAGCAAGTCCAAGGGCAACGGCATCGACCCGCTGGACTGGGTCGAGATGTTCGGCGCCGACGCGCTGCGCTTCACACTGGCTCGCGGCGCCAGCCCCGGCGGCGATCTGTCCATCGGCGAGGACCACGCCCGCGCGTCGCGCAACTTCGCGACGAAGCTGTTCAACGCAACGCGTTTCGCGATGATGAACGGTGCGGCGCCGGCCGCGCTGCCGGCTGCCGCTGAACTCACCGACGCCGACCGCTGGATTCTGGGCCGGCTCGAAGAGGTCCGCGCCGAGGTGGACAGCACGCTGGAGCGCTACGAGTTCAGCCGCGCGTGTGAGGCGCTGTACCACTTCGCCTGGGACGAGTTCTGTGACTGGTACCTGGAGCTCGCGAAAGCCCAACTGTTCGAAGGTGGTTCGCGCGCCGAACACACCAAGGCAGTCCTGGCCGCCGTGCTCGACGTGCTGCTCAAGCTGCTGCACCCGGTCATGCCGTTCGTCACCGAGGCGCTGTGGAAGTCGCTGACCGGTGGTGAGTCGGTCGTCATCGCCGAGTGGCCGCAGGCATCGGGTGTCGCGCTGGACCAGGTGTCCGCGCAGCGGATCACCGACATGCAGAAGCTGATCACCGAGGTCCGCCGGTTCCGCAGTGACCAGGGCCTCAACGACCGGCAGAAGGTGCCCGCGCGCCTGGTGGGCATCAGCGAGGCCGACCTGGATGCCCAGGTGGCCGCCGTGACGTCCCTGGCGTGGCTGACCGAGCCGGCCGACGGCTTCAACCCCTCGGCGGCAGTGGAGGTCCGGCTGTCCAAGGGCACCGTCGTCGTCGAGGTGGACACCTCGGGCACCGTCGACGTCGCCGCCGAGCGGCGCCGGCTCGAGAAGGACTTGGCCGCCGCGCAGAAGGAACTCGCCCAGACCGCAGGCAAATTGGGCAACGAGGCATTCCTCGCGAAGGCGCCGGAGGATGTGGTCGCCAAGATCAAGGCCCGCCAGCAGCTGGCCACCGAAGAGGTCGACCGGATCAATTCCCGGCTGGCGAGCCTGCCGTCCGCATGAGCGCCCCCACACCCGACGAGATCGCCGAGCTGCTGCAGGTCGAGTATCTGCTCGACCAGCGGTGGCCGGAGACGAAGATCGAGCCGAGCACCGTCCGGATCGAGGCGCTGCTGGAGATGCTCGGTTCGCCGCAGCGCGGCTACCCGAGCATCCATGTGGCCGGCACCAACGGCAAGACGTCGGTCACCCGGATGATCGACGCGCTGCTGACGGCGTTCTCGCGGCGCACCGGCCGGACGACGAGCCCGCACCTGCAGGCCGCCACCGAACGCATCGCGATCGACGGAAAGCCCATCAGCCCAGCGCAATACGTCGCCACCTATACCGAGATCGAGCCGTTCGTCGAGATCGTCGACCGGCAGTCGGAAGCGGGTGAGCTGGGTGAGCCCGGCCCCAAGATGAGCAAGTTCGAGGTGCTCACCGCCATGGCGTTCGCGGCCTTCGCCGATGCGCCGGTGGACGTCGCGGTTGTCGAGACCGGCCTGGGCGGACGTTGGGATGCCACCAACGTCGTCGACGCCCCGGTCGCGGTGATCACACCGATCGGCTTGGACCACACCGATTATCTCGGCGACACCATCGCCGCGATCGCGGGGGAGAAGGCCGGCATCATCGCCCGCCAGCAGCCCGACCTGGTGCCCGCCGGCACCGACCCCAGCACCGTCGCGGTGATCGCCCGCCAGCCCGCCGAAGCCATGGAAGTGCTGATGGCACAGGCGGTTACGGCCGACGCCGCTGTGGCGCGGGAGGACTCCGAGTTCGCCGTCCGCGGCCGGCAGGTCGCCGTCGGTGGGCAGCTGCTGGAACTGCAGGGCCTCGGTGGCGTCTACACCGACATCTTCCTGCCGCTGCACGGCGAGCACCAGGCGCACAACGCCGTCCTGGCGCTGGCCGCTGTCGAGGCGTTCTTCGGCGCCGGGGCCGACCGTCAGCTCGACGTCGAAACCGTGCGCCAGGGGTTCGCCTCGGTGTCCACACCCGGCCGGCTGGAGCGGATGCGCAGCGCCCCAACGGTATTCATCGACGCCGCGCACAACCCGGCCGGCGCCGCCGCACTCGCTGACGCGCTGCAGACGGAGTTCGAGTTCCGGTTCCTGGTCGGTGTCATCTCGGTCATGGCCGACAAGGACGTGGCCGGCATCCTGGCCGCGCTCGAGCCGGCGTTCGATCTGGTGGTGGTGACCCACAACGGGTCGCCGCGCGCCATGGACACCGAGACGCTGGCGTCCCTGGCGGAGGAGACCTTCGGACCAGAGCGCGTCATCACCGCGCCGAACCTGCCCGACGCCATCGAGGCGGCGACGGCGCTGGTGGAGGAGTCGGGCAACGACTACGGCTCGTCGGACGGCTTCTCCGGCTCGGGCATGGTGATCACCGGCTCGGTCGTGACGGCCGGTGCGGCCCGCACCTTGTTCGGAAAGGACCCGGCATGACGGCCCCGAACCAGCCCGACCCCTGGAAGAGCTTCCGTGGCGTGATGGCCGGGACCCTGATCCTCGAAGTCATCGTGGTGCTGCTGGCGCTGCCGGTGGTGTCGGTGTTCCACGGTGGCCTGACGCCGCTCAGCAGCGGCTACCTCATCGGCATGGCGGTCGTACTGGCCCTGTTGTCGGGGATGCAGGGCCGGCCGTGGGCACTGTGGGTCAACATCGGCATGCAGTTCGTGCTGATCCTGGGCGCGTTCATCGACGTGACCATCGGCATCGTCGGCATCATCTTCCTGCTCGTCTGGGTCCTGATCGCGTACCTGCGGTCCGAGGTCAAGCGGCGCCAGGACCGCGGCCTGCTGCCCGGCCAGCAGTGAGTTCCGCCCGAATCGTTCGATTCGGTTACTGACTAGTACGCTGTCCGCCGTGACTGAGCAGACCCTTGTTTTGATCAAGCCCGACGGCGTCAAGCGCAACCTGATCGGCGAAATCATCAGCCGGATCGAGCGCAAGGGCCTGACCTTCGCTGCGCTGGAGCTGAAGACCGTCAGCGTGGAGCTGGCGACCAAGCACTACGCCGAGCACGAGGGCAAGCCTTTCTTCGGTGACCTGCTGGAATTCATCACCTCCGGCCCGGTTGTGGCCGCCATCGTCGAGGGCCCGCGTGCCGTCGCCGCCTTCCGGCAGATCGCTGGCGGCACCGATCCGGTGGAGAAGGCCGCGACCGGCACCATCCGTGGTGACCTGGCCCTGATCACCCAGGACAACCTGGTGCACGGCTCGGATTCGCCGGAGTCCGCGGCCCGTGAAATCGCCCTGTGGTTCCCCGGTAACTGACACTGTGGTCCGCCGGTAGCTGAGCTACCGGCGGCACCTCGTCGGAGATTGGCCGGCGATGTGGGATACTGGCCTACGGGTGACCTGCTTCATACCAGGAGCGGACGCCCGGATGAAGACTTAGACGACGCGACCACCCGGAGAAATCCGGGTGCGGCGCCGACCGTCCAGCCATCATTCAGCCAGGCACCGAGGGCTCCCCGTGGGCCGCTAGGTGCGAGACCACAACAATCTCGGGAGAAGTTCCCCGAGCCAATACAAGAAGCCCTCGCGTGGCCGCGTCGCAGGACGCGCCCGGGGGCTTGAGGAGAATACGTGGCCGACGATGCCCAACTTGAAGACCGATCCGAAGACGCCGGCAGTGCAGCGGAGCCGATAGAGCTCCCGGAGCGCCTGCGGATTTTCTCGCTCGCCCGGATCCTCGGGACGACCAGCAAGAAGATCACCGAGACGCTCGCCGAGGTCGACGGCAGGCCCCGCAACCCGGCTTCCACGGTGACCCGTGCCGAGGCCGAGCGCGTCCGTGACCTCCTGGGACTCGGTGGCGAAGCGACGCAGGACCCGGCACCCGCCGCACCGGCGGAGGCCGCCGAGCCGGCAGCCGAAGTGCTGGTCGAGGTCGTCAGCGAAACCTCTGAAGTGACCGCCGAGGTCGCCGTCGAAGCCGTCGACGTCGCCGAAGCCGCTGTCGAGATCGCCCGCGAGGCGGCCGATGCCGGCGCCGCGGAGCCCGACGAAGACGAGCCCGAGTCGCGCCTGCTGCTCGAGACGGTCCCGGCGCCCGCCGCTGAGCCCGCCGACTACCTGCCGCTGTTCGTGGCGCCGCAGCCCGTGACGTTCCGGCCGCCGGCCGAGCCCGACGACTTCGCTGACGACGACACCGCCGACGAGGCGGCCGACGCCGCCGACGAGGGTGGCGAGGACGGCACCGACGAAGACGGTGAGCGGCCCGCCAACCGGCGCCGTCGTCGTGGTCGCCGGGGACGTGGCCGCGGCCGGGGTGAACAGAGCAGCGACGACGCGACCGACGGTGACGCCGAAGGTGAGACGCAGGACGCGTCGGCCGAGGGCGACGAGGACACCGACGGCGAGGCCGACGAGGACGCCGGTGACGACGACGCGAACGCGTCGGACGGTGCCAGCCGTCGTCGCCGTCGTCGCCGCCGCCGCAAGTCGGGCGGTGCCGGTGGTGACGATGCCGATGGCGAGGCCGGTTCGCCGGACGACCCGCCCAACACCGTCGTCCACGAGCGCGCCCCGCGCGCCAAGTCGGACAACAACGAAATCCAGGGCATCACCGGGTCCACCCGGTTGGAGGCCAAGCGGCAGCGCCGTCGCGACGGCCGTGACGCGGGCCGCCGCCGTCCGCCGATCCTGAGCGAGGCCGAGTTCCTGGCCCGCCGCGAAGCCGTCGAGCGCGTGATGGTGGTGCGCGACAAGATCCGCACCGAGCCGCCGCACGAAGGTGCCCGGTACACCCAGATCGCCGTGCTGGAAGACGGCGTCGTCGTCGAGCACTTCGTCACGTCCGCGGCGTCGGCCAGCCTGGTCGGCAACATCTACCTCGGCATCGTGCAGAACGTGCTGCCCTCGATGGAGGCGGCATTCGTCGACATCGGCCGCGGCCGCAACGGTGTGCTCTACGCCGGTGAGGTCAACTGGGAGGCCGCCGGCCTCGGCGGCAACAACCGCAAGATCGAGCAGGCGCTCAAGCCCGGCGACTACGTCGTCGTCCAGGTCAGCAAGGACCCGGTCGGGCACAAGGGCGCCCGCCTCACCACGCAGATTTCGCTGGCCGGTCGCTACCTGGTGTACGTGCCGGGGGCCTCGTCGACCGGGATCAGCCGCAAGCTGCCCGACACCGAGCGGCAGCGCCTGAAGGAAATCCTCAAGGAGGTCGTGCCTGCCGACGCCGGTGTGATCATCCGCACCGCGTCCGAGGGCGTGAAGGAAGAGGACATCCGCTCGGACGTCAATCGGCTGCAGGAACGCTGGAACCAGATCGACACCGAGGCCACAACTATCAAGGCCAAGGCCGCCGGCGCCGCAGTGGCGCTGTACGAAGAGCCCGACGTCCTGGTCAAGGTCATCCGCGACCTGTTCAACGAGGATTTCTCCAAGCTCGTGGTGTCAGGTGACGAGGCCTGGAACACCATCAACGGCTACGTGAGTTCCGTTGCGCCCGAACTGCTTTCGCGTATGTCGCAGTACGAGCCCGCCGGTGGGCCCACGGGTCCGGACGTGTTCTCGGTGTACCGCATCGACGAGCAGCTGGCGAAGGCGATGGATCGCAAGGTGTGGCTGCCCTCGGGCGGCACCCTGGTGATCGACCGCACCGAGGCCATGACCGTCGTCGACGTCAACACCGGCAAGTTCACCGGCTCGGGCGGCAACCTGGAGCAGACGGTCACCCGCAACAACCTCGAAGCGGCCGAGGAGATCGTCCGTCAGCTGCGGCTGCGGGACATCGGCGGCATCATCGTCATCGACTTCATCGACATGGTGCTCGAATCCAACCGTGACCTGGTGCTGCGCCGCCTCACCGAGGCGCTGGCCCGGGACCGGACCCGCCACCAGGTGTCCGAGGTCACCTCACTCGGACTGGTGCAGCTGACCCGCAAGCGTCTCGGCACCGGCCTGATCGAGGCGTTCTCCACGACTTGTTCGCACTGCGCGGGCCGCGGCATCGTGCTGCACGGCGATCCGGTGGACACCGCATCGGCGAACGGCCGCAAGGCCGAGGCCGCCGGCGGTGCCGGTGGTGGCGGTGGCCGGCGCAGCAAGCGCGCCAAGAAGGCCGCGCCGCGCGCCGAGGAGACTCCGGTGGCCAAGGTGCCGCCGCACCCGCAGGGCGAGCACCCGATGTTCAAGGCCATGGCGGCCGCGAACGGCAAGCACGAGGACGAACTCGACGACGAAGACGTCACCGAGGACACCGAGGGCCTGGCCGACGAAGCGGCCGACAGCGATGCCGTCGAGTCCACCGAGGTGCTGACCGAGCTGGACACCGACGAAGACGTCGAAGACGACGAGGAAGCCGACGAGTCCGAAGACGACGAGGACGCCGAGGACGACGAACTCGAAGTCGAGCTCGACGAGGACTTCGAGGACAGCGACGAAGACGACGACGAGCTGGACCTCGACGACGACACCGACGAAGACGACGACGACTCGGACGACGACTCGGATGAGGACGACGAAGACGAGGACGACGACGACGACGAGGACGAGGACGATCAGCCCGCTGAACCGGCCGTCGCCCGGGCTCCCGTCGTCCGGCAGCGGCGCCGCGCCGCGGCCCGTCCCGCCGGTCCGCCGGTCGGAGGTGTCGATGGCTGATGCCGTGAGGGTCCACGCGGTTTGACCCTCGAATAACTGGTCACGTACCCTTGACCAGTTGTCGCCTGGCCGACACCGGCGA encodes the following:
- a CDS encoding DUF4233 domain-containing protein, with protein sequence MTAPNQPDPWKSFRGVMAGTLILEVIVVLLALPVVSVFHGGLTPLSSGYLIGMAVVLALLSGMQGRPWALWVNIGMQFVLILGAFIDVTIGIVGIIFLLVWVLIAYLRSEVKRRQDRGLLPGQQ
- the ndk gene encoding nucleoside-diphosphate kinase; protein product: MTEQTLVLIKPDGVKRNLIGEIISRIERKGLTFAALELKTVSVELATKHYAEHEGKPFFGDLLEFITSGPVVAAIVEGPRAVAAFRQIAGGTDPVEKAATGTIRGDLALITQDNLVHGSDSPESAAREIALWFPGN
- a CDS encoding Rne/Rng family ribonuclease, with amino-acid sequence MADDAQLEDRSEDAGSAAEPIELPERLRIFSLARILGTTSKKITETLAEVDGRPRNPASTVTRAEAERVRDLLGLGGEATQDPAPAAPAEAAEPAAEVLVEVVSETSEVTAEVAVEAVDVAEAAVEIAREAADAGAAEPDEDEPESRLLLETVPAPAAEPADYLPLFVAPQPVTFRPPAEPDDFADDDTADEAADAADEGGEDGTDEDGERPANRRRRRGRRGRGRGRGEQSSDDATDGDAEGETQDASAEGDEDTDGEADEDAGDDDANASDGASRRRRRRRRRKSGGAGGDDADGEAGSPDDPPNTVVHERAPRAKSDNNEIQGITGSTRLEAKRQRRRDGRDAGRRRPPILSEAEFLARREAVERVMVVRDKIRTEPPHEGARYTQIAVLEDGVVVEHFVTSAASASLVGNIYLGIVQNVLPSMEAAFVDIGRGRNGVLYAGEVNWEAAGLGGNNRKIEQALKPGDYVVVQVSKDPVGHKGARLTTQISLAGRYLVYVPGASSTGISRKLPDTERQRLKEILKEVVPADAGVIIRTASEGVKEEDIRSDVNRLQERWNQIDTEATTIKAKAAGAAVALYEEPDVLVKVIRDLFNEDFSKLVVSGDEAWNTINGYVSSVAPELLSRMSQYEPAGGPTGPDVFSVYRIDEQLAKAMDRKVWLPSGGTLVIDRTEAMTVVDVNTGKFTGSGGNLEQTVTRNNLEAAEEIVRQLRLRDIGGIIVIDFIDMVLESNRDLVLRRLTEALARDRTRHQVSEVTSLGLVQLTRKRLGTGLIEAFSTTCSHCAGRGIVLHGDPVDTASANGRKAEAAGGAGGGGGRRSKRAKKAAPRAEETPVAKVPPHPQGEHPMFKAMAAANGKHEDELDDEDVTEDTEGLADEAADSDAVESTEVLTELDTDEDVEDDEEADESEDDEDAEDDELEVELDEDFEDSDEDDDELDLDDDTDEDDDDSDDDSDEDDEDEDDDDDEDEDDQPAEPAVARAPVVRQRRRAAARPAGPPVGGVDG
- the folC gene encoding bifunctional tetrahydrofolate synthase/dihydrofolate synthase encodes the protein MSAPTPDEIAELLQVEYLLDQRWPETKIEPSTVRIEALLEMLGSPQRGYPSIHVAGTNGKTSVTRMIDALLTAFSRRTGRTTSPHLQAATERIAIDGKPISPAQYVATYTEIEPFVEIVDRQSEAGELGEPGPKMSKFEVLTAMAFAAFADAPVDVAVVETGLGGRWDATNVVDAPVAVITPIGLDHTDYLGDTIAAIAGEKAGIIARQQPDLVPAGTDPSTVAVIARQPAEAMEVLMAQAVTADAAVAREDSEFAVRGRQVAVGGQLLELQGLGGVYTDIFLPLHGEHQAHNAVLALAAVEAFFGAGADRQLDVETVRQGFASVSTPGRLERMRSAPTVFIDAAHNPAGAAALADALQTEFEFRFLVGVISVMADKDVAGILAALEPAFDLVVVTHNGSPRAMDTETLASLAEETFGPERVITAPNLPDAIEAATALVEESGNDYGSSDGFSGSGMVITGSVVTAGAARTLFGKDPA
- a CDS encoding DUF937 domain-containing protein, translating into MAGLDELLNQIPTQEIAAKLGADEGEVNSAVQQLVPLLLGGVQQTAQDHPDTAAGLESEAADHAASGLLDGGVTVDQVNQDQGADAIAKIFGGNDSGQVASALAGGGAGNSELIQKLLPILAPIVLAYIGKQLTGGGGAASTPAASGGGGLGDVLGNILGGALSGNKAGSNANSGDNPLGSILGSVLGGSGNQGAGGVLGSVLGGLFGNKK
- a CDS encoding valine--tRNA ligase is translated as MTASDTPDPATVTAADALPKTWDPSAVEADMYQGWVDAGYFTADPTSDKPPYSIVLPPPNVTGSLHMGHALDHTLMDALTRRKRMQGYEVLWLPGMDHAGIATQTLVEKQLAAEGKTKEHFGREGFVEKVWEWKRESGGTIGGQMRRLGDGVDWSRDRFTMDEGLSRAVRTIFKRLFDAGLIYRAERLVNWSPVLETAISDLEVKYDDVEGELVSFRYGSMNDAEPHLVVATTRLETMLGDTAIAVHPDDERYRALVGKTLPHPFLDRDIIIVADTHVDPEFGTGAVKVTPAHDPNDFEIGLRHNLAMPTIMDTKGAIAGTGTEFDGMDRFEARVKVREKLAAEGRIVAEKRPYLHSVGHSERSGEAIEPRLSMQWWVKVESLAKAAGDAVRNGDTVIHPTSLEPRWFAWVDDMHDWCISRQLWWGHRIPIWHGPDGETVCVGPDEEPPAGWEQDPDVLDTWFSSALWPFSTMGWPDKTPELEKFYPTTVLVTGYDILFFWVARMMMFGTFVADDPVLDGAKVPFENVFLHGLIRDQFGQKMSKSKGNGIDPLDWVEMFGADALRFTLARGASPGGDLSIGEDHARASRNFATKLFNATRFAMMNGAAPAALPAAAELTDADRWILGRLEEVRAEVDSTLERYEFSRACEALYHFAWDEFCDWYLELAKAQLFEGGSRAEHTKAVLAAVLDVLLKLLHPVMPFVTEALWKSLTGGESVVIAEWPQASGVALDQVSAQRITDMQKLITEVRRFRSDQGLNDRQKVPARLVGISEADLDAQVAAVTSLAWLTEPADGFNPSAAVEVRLSKGTVVVEVDTSGTVDVAAERRRLEKDLAAAQKELAQTAGKLGNEAFLAKAPEDVVAKIKARQQLATEEVDRINSRLASLPSA